In Methylomonas sp. MK1, the following are encoded in one genomic region:
- a CDS encoding glycosyltransferase, whose amino-acid sequence MKKLIVIYRTVFLLPSEAFIPSQLSGIYKFDFNIWFRDPFGDLMQNMADKSFCVVGKSSLIRRILFTIFGVAQIKQLPELIHAHFGPDAAMILPLAKRKKLPLVVTYHGFDAQQSRCSLLRSKKLSNLLYLLREKALFSYSSRILAVSEYLRQCLIKRGCPSEKLIVHYIGVDTEKFNVGFEPKLPNRIVNVSRHVEWKGVDTILRAMAILIKKYPDLQLVQIGSGSETKELLHLAEQLGVSRNIIWCGALPHESVLAELHRATLYVHASRKDSKGQTEAFGIALIEAQACGLPVLTTRSGGIPEAMVEYETGLMYEENDFNELALQVDKLLSSPETIVLMANNARNFVVNQFEVRSCSAKLEKIYEEVIDEYRVKE is encoded by the coding sequence ATGAAAAAATTAATAGTAATTTACAGAACTGTCTTTCTATTGCCATCAGAAGCATTTATTCCAAGTCAATTGTCTGGAATTTATAAATTTGATTTTAATATATGGTTTAGAGACCCATTTGGCGATCTAATGCAGAACATGGCGGATAAATCGTTCTGCGTTGTTGGTAAAAGTAGTCTTATTCGACGCATACTATTTACTATATTTGGTGTTGCACAAATTAAGCAACTCCCCGAATTGATACATGCGCATTTTGGCCCAGACGCTGCAATGATTTTGCCGCTTGCAAAAAGAAAAAAACTTCCTTTGGTAGTTACTTACCACGGGTTTGACGCACAACAGTCCCGCTGCTCACTATTACGTTCTAAAAAATTATCTAATTTACTTTATCTTCTTCGAGAAAAGGCGTTATTTAGCTATTCTTCTCGAATATTGGCGGTATCTGAATATTTAAGGCAATGCCTCATAAAAAGGGGGTGTCCATCTGAAAAACTGATAGTGCATTATATTGGTGTTGATACCGAAAAATTCAATGTTGGTTTTGAACCAAAATTACCAAACCGTATTGTGAATGTATCCCGGCATGTAGAGTGGAAGGGAGTGGACACCATTCTTAGAGCCATGGCGATTCTCATAAAAAAATATCCTGATTTGCAACTAGTACAGATAGGGTCTGGTTCAGAAACAAAAGAATTGTTGCATTTAGCTGAGCAACTAGGCGTTTCGCGGAACATCATTTGGTGCGGAGCGTTACCTCACGAGTCAGTCCTCGCCGAATTGCATAGAGCAACGTTATATGTCCACGCCAGTAGAAAAGACTCTAAGGGACAAACCGAGGCGTTCGGTATTGCCTTAATTGAAGCACAAGCCTGTGGTTTGCCAGTACTTACAACTCGTTCAGGCGGCATTCCTGAGGCGATGGTTGAATATGAGACGGGTTTAATGTATGAAGAAAATGATTTTAATGAGTTGGCGCTACAAGTGGATAAGTTGCTTTCCAGTCCAGAGACTATCGTTTTAATGGCTAACAATGCAAGGAACTTTGTAGTTAATCAATTTGAAGTAAGAAGTTGTTCGGCTAAATTGGAAAAGATTTATGAAGAGGTAATTGACGAATATAGAGTTAAGGAATAG
- a CDS encoding acyltransferase family protein has product MREKYTVSENSPTVHGYSEFNSGLSAFLDAARWISAFFVLITHLNNRMFVTLHLIPSSERTITSYLWGFVTGFAHWGVVVFFVLSGFLVGGPVLRAALNKSNFNSKKYIVARVTRIYLVLIPVLIIGNGLDYLGMDLFPSSVVYSEHLIKLMGQSDLQFNMSIFGSVLNLQNLFFDTLGTNGPLETLANEFWYYMTFPLLLAPVFYNKSVKGYGLFALGFALLISMSLASKWHFIGFILWGLGALFFVKKENVLIKSPLAAFIFFLLVLIGIRLGVRSEVIFGAFGFLFEIIVAILFANVLCSLRFREVNWVILRSSWHAKLGGFSYSLYAVHVPLLMFMCSVLKDNFGYGWHDVPRYGYQWLTALIFVVICISFAWLLSLITEKHTYKVRKYIYGLID; this is encoded by the coding sequence ATGAGAGAAAAATACACTGTAAGCGAAAACAGTCCAACAGTTCACGGTTACTCAGAATTCAATTCAGGACTTTCAGCGTTTCTAGATGCAGCCCGTTGGATTTCTGCGTTTTTTGTACTTATAACCCATTTAAATAACAGAATGTTTGTGACGTTACACTTAATACCTTCGAGTGAAAGGACAATTACGAGTTATTTGTGGGGATTTGTCACGGGGTTTGCTCACTGGGGAGTGGTGGTTTTTTTTGTGTTAAGTGGATTTTTAGTTGGAGGTCCAGTTCTTAGGGCGGCCTTGAATAAAAGTAACTTCAATTCAAAGAAATATATTGTAGCCAGAGTAACAAGAATATATTTGGTGCTTATACCCGTATTAATCATAGGAAATGGCCTGGACTATTTAGGTATGGATTTGTTTCCTTCATCTGTCGTTTATAGTGAACATTTGATTAAGCTAATGGGGCAATCTGATCTGCAGTTTAATATGTCTATATTTGGTTCTGTTTTAAATTTGCAAAACTTGTTTTTTGATACGCTAGGTACGAATGGCCCCCTTGAAACTCTTGCGAATGAATTCTGGTATTACATGACATTTCCATTGTTATTGGCTCCAGTCTTTTATAATAAATCCGTGAAAGGATATGGCCTCTTCGCATTAGGTTTTGCACTTCTTATATCAATGTCGCTCGCATCAAAGTGGCACTTTATTGGCTTCATCTTATGGGGCCTTGGTGCGCTTTTTTTTGTAAAGAAGGAAAACGTGTTAATCAAATCCCCTTTAGCCGCTTTTATTTTTTTTCTATTAGTTTTAATTGGTATAAGGTTGGGAGTTAGATCGGAAGTAATTTTTGGGGCATTTGGGTTTTTATTTGAAATAATAGTTGCAATCTTGTTTGCAAATGTTTTGTGTTCGTTGCGATTCCGAGAAGTTAATTGGGTTATTTTAAGATCTAGTTGGCATGCTAAATTAGGCGGGTTTTCATATTCATTGTATGCAGTGCATGTGCCGCTATTGATGTTTATGTGTTCCGTGTTAAAAGATAATTTTGGATACGGATGGCATGATGTGCCAAGGTATGGTTATCAATGGTTAACGGCTTTGATATTTGTAGTAATTTGTATTAGTTTTGCATGGCTGTTGTCTTTGATCACTGAAAAGCATACCTATAAAGTTAGAAAATATATTTATGGGCTAATAGATTAA
- a CDS encoding glycosyltransferase family 2 protein, producing MSNNTLNVPVSVVIPAYNVENYILESIYSLTNQSVKPKEIIVINDGSTDNTEKVVLEAFKGDSIVKVFSQENKGLGLARDYGVSLCAGDYIFCCDADDIVLPGLFEEFGNKLIENENMDMFCFSAELFYESGIKEDKLCHHNSDWLENGLAAAFDLIDRGNYTAAVWTYILKRKIIIDNTLQFSKRIHEDHVFTMKAYLLSKVTYRTKEKFYSIRVRAGSLTRSKINIDFVANRLEAFNEALAVLDSVKVCEGYEIGRIRAKYINSALFSLIDMCVSSFNYLPNIVLETIKTYRYNQSNSLKEMLLLRSPALYFVIKKIFFTIKSNIDKGRFFAKRVIFFS from the coding sequence ATGTCAAATAATACATTAAACGTTCCTGTATCTGTCGTCATTCCTGCTTATAATGTTGAGAATTATATTTTAGAATCAATATACTCTCTCACTAATCAAAGTGTTAAGCCGAAAGAAATTATAGTGATAAATGATGGTTCGACCGATAATACAGAGAAGGTTGTTTTAGAAGCATTTAAAGGAGACAGCATAGTCAAGGTGTTTTCTCAAGAAAATAAAGGACTGGGCTTGGCGAGGGATTACGGTGTTAGTTTGTGTGCTGGAGATTATATTTTTTGTTGTGATGCGGATGATATCGTACTGCCAGGTCTTTTCGAAGAATTCGGTAATAAACTTATTGAAAATGAAAATATGGATATGTTTTGTTTTAGCGCCGAACTGTTTTATGAGTCTGGCATTAAAGAGGATAAGCTTTGTCATCACAACTCAGACTGGTTAGAAAATGGATTGGCGGCAGCATTCGATCTAATTGATAGAGGAAATTACACAGCGGCTGTTTGGACATATATTCTTAAAAGAAAAATTATTATCGACAACACTTTGCAATTTTCTAAGCGGATACACGAAGATCATGTATTTACTATGAAGGCTTATCTTCTAAGTAAAGTTACCTATAGAACCAAAGAAAAATTTTATTCTATAAGGGTCAGAGCAGGCTCATTGACAAGGTCAAAAATTAATATTGATTTTGTGGCTAATAGATTGGAAGCATTTAATGAAGCTTTGGCTGTGTTGGATTCTGTTAAGGTTTGCGAAGGTTATGAAATTGGGCGTATTAGGGCTAAATATATTAACAGCGCCTTGTTTTCTTTAATTGATATGTGTGTAAGTTCTTTCAATTATTTGCCAAATATTGTTTTAGAGACGATCAAGACATATAGGTATAACCAATCGAATTCTTTGAAGGAAATGCTACTATTAAGAAGTCCTGCGTTATACTTCGTTATCAAGAAGATTTTTTTTACAATTAAGTCAAATATTGATAAGGGTCGCTTTTTTGCCAAGCGAGTAATATTTTTTAGTTAG
- a CDS encoding glycosyltransferase family 4 protein → METFFFPKENIVFFINGPIVESLIMKIVIFQPVLKQYRVPLFNELQHLLSRQGHQLRVVCGSPPPQEQSKGDNILIGEGCCLVENSLWLFNGKLHFLRHSLSHILWADFVITEQANKHFHNYLLIIFHVLGLKKFGYWGHGQNRQGNPDSWRERMKKLLSKKCDWWFAYTEGVARYIGGLGYPKSQITALNNSIDTSYFQQLLADVTANDIEEFKFRFQIDASARIGLFCGSLYGEKRLDFLLDAAVLIHNKNPGFVLLVVGSGDDRSLVEKYSNRYSYIKYLGPLFNKEKALAFKSAEIFLCPGLVGLAILDAFVAGLPLFTCNIPYHSPEIEYLQSGYNGLMTNAVPEEYAGEIVNTLDDLEKLVFLRNNAISGAKFFSIENMAQNFFNGIEMFFEAQVNFKLGVD, encoded by the coding sequence TTGGAAACTTTCTTTTTTCCAAAAGAGAATATTGTTTTTTTTATAAATGGTCCAATTGTTGAGAGCTTAATAATGAAAATAGTTATATTTCAGCCCGTGCTTAAACAATATCGAGTGCCTTTATTTAATGAATTACAACATTTGTTAAGCCGGCAAGGGCATCAACTCCGAGTTGTATGCGGATCGCCACCGCCTCAGGAACAAAGTAAGGGAGACAATATCCTTATAGGTGAAGGTTGCTGTCTCGTGGAAAATAGTTTGTGGTTGTTCAATGGTAAACTTCACTTTTTGCGTCATTCGCTTTCTCATATTCTTTGGGCTGACTTTGTGATTACTGAGCAAGCCAACAAACACTTTCATAATTATTTGCTAATAATTTTTCATGTTCTTGGATTAAAAAAATTCGGTTATTGGGGGCATGGGCAAAATAGACAAGGTAATCCGGATAGTTGGCGAGAAAGAATGAAAAAATTATTATCAAAGAAGTGCGACTGGTGGTTTGCATATACTGAAGGTGTTGCACGTTATATTGGTGGTTTGGGTTATCCAAAATCACAAATAACAGCATTAAATAATAGTATCGACACTTCTTATTTTCAGCAACTATTGGCAGATGTAACGGCTAATGACATTGAGGAGTTTAAGTTTCGTTTTCAAATAGATGCTAGTGCAAGAATTGGACTGTTTTGTGGTAGCCTCTATGGGGAAAAGCGGCTTGATTTTTTATTGGACGCGGCTGTGTTGATTCACAATAAAAATCCCGGATTTGTATTATTAGTAGTTGGCAGTGGTGATGATAGAAGTCTAGTGGAGAAATATTCTAATCGATATTCGTATATTAAATATTTGGGTCCGTTGTTCAATAAAGAAAAGGCCTTAGCATTTAAATCGGCTGAAATATTTTTATGCCCAGGTTTGGTTGGTTTAGCAATCCTAGATGCTTTTGTCGCCGGGTTGCCTTTGTTTACTTGTAACATACCTTATCATAGTCCCGAGATAGAATACTTGCAGAGCGGATATAACGGACTAATGACCAATGCGGTCCCGGAAGAGTATGCTGGAGAAATCGTTAACACACTCGATGATTTGGAGAAGCTTGTTTTTTTGCGGAACAATGCGATAAGCGGAGCAAAGTTTTTTTCAATTGAGAATATGGCGCAAAACTTTTTTAATGGTATTGAAATGTTCTTTGAAGCTCAGGTAAATTTTAAGCTCGGGGTAGATTGA
- a CDS encoding lipopolysaccharide biosynthesis protein, with amino-acid sequence MSKSRVQKTIKNAKISLLFYFLLLASTFVARSIFIKHLGTDFVGLTSAMMNIMGFLNLAEMGFSSVIAFALYKPIFEKDNDGINDVLSVFGYIYNRIGYVILLCGSISVVFLPRFFSDSGIQYEIIVTTYVTYLLTTLLGYFVNYKEVLLAADQKNFVKVKLFNIVKIIKIVVQMVCLIYVDYGVYGWLFLEFSFLSLYSVFLNIQIKRLYPYLCTSIKTGKALTGQYSFIYQKARQAFFHKFSAVVLQQASGILVYIFSNLAMVTMYTNYTLITSSIYTLLSSIFDSTNAAVGNLVAEKDNKKTLKVFWELQVSRYWIATGMVYVTYNIIDLFISVWLGSAFILSHEIKIILLLSLFVSLTRKTNDEFISACGLFKDVWAPITEALINVSVSILAGKTMGIVGVPLGAFVSMFFIVGIWKPIFLYREFMPEKLRFYFLRIFKYLVISFISICIVEQIPIFAYDFNNKYYNFLVYSVQKSILTFPIVGIGFWVLTPEMKTFIRRFFV; translated from the coding sequence ATGAGTAAATCACGAGTACAAAAAACGATTAAAAATGCAAAGATTAGTTTGCTATTTTATTTCTTGTTGCTCGCATCAACATTTGTAGCGCGAAGCATATTTATTAAGCATCTTGGCACCGACTTTGTTGGGTTGACAAGTGCGATGATGAATATAATGGGTTTTTTAAATCTCGCTGAGATGGGGTTTTCCTCAGTTATAGCATTTGCCTTGTATAAGCCTATTTTTGAAAAAGATAATGATGGTATAAATGACGTTTTGTCTGTTTTTGGGTATATTTATAATAGAATAGGATACGTTATTTTACTATGTGGTTCGATTTCGGTGGTATTCTTGCCGAGATTTTTTAGCGATAGCGGTATCCAATACGAAATAATAGTTACAACTTATGTAACTTATTTGTTAACCACTCTGCTGGGCTATTTCGTAAACTATAAAGAAGTTTTGTTAGCAGCAGATCAAAAAAACTTTGTAAAGGTTAAGCTATTTAATATAGTTAAAATAATAAAAATTGTAGTTCAAATGGTATGTTTGATTTATGTGGATTATGGTGTCTACGGTTGGCTATTTCTAGAGTTTAGCTTCTTGTCATTATATTCAGTTTTTTTAAATATTCAGATTAAAAGGCTGTATCCGTATCTTTGTACAAGTATAAAGACTGGCAAAGCATTAACTGGTCAGTATTCATTTATCTATCAAAAAGCAAGGCAGGCGTTTTTTCATAAGTTCAGCGCTGTAGTGTTGCAGCAGGCTTCCGGGATTCTTGTATATATTTTTTCAAACCTTGCTATGGTGACGATGTATACCAACTATACCCTTATAACATCATCAATTTACACGCTATTGAGTAGTATTTTTGATAGTACTAATGCTGCGGTGGGTAATCTTGTTGCCGAGAAAGACAATAAAAAGACATTAAAAGTTTTCTGGGAATTGCAGGTATCACGATATTGGATTGCTACAGGAATGGTATATGTTACGTACAATATTATAGATTTATTTATATCCGTCTGGCTTGGTAGTGCTTTCATTTTGTCACATGAGATAAAGATAATACTGTTATTAAGTTTATTTGTTTCGTTAACAAGAAAAACAAACGACGAATTTATAAGCGCATGTGGCTTATTTAAAGATGTATGGGCGCCAATTACCGAAGCGTTGATTAATGTAAGTGTGTCTATATTGGCCGGAAAAACGATGGGCATAGTAGGTGTGCCATTGGGTGCCTTTGTTAGTATGTTTTTTATCGTCGGAATTTGGAAGCCTATTTTTTTATATAGAGAATTTATGCCAGAGAAGCTGAGATTTTATTTTTTAAGGATATTTAAATATTTAGTTATATCTTTTATCTCAATTTGCATTGTTGAGCAGATTCCTATATTTGCTTATGATTTTAATAATAAATATTATAATTTTTTGGTGTATTCTGTTCAAAAATCGATTTTGACTTTTCCAATAGTTGGAATTGGTTTTTGGGTGCTAACGCCAGAAATGAAGACTTTTATTAGAAGGTTCTTTGTGTGA
- a CDS encoding glycosyltransferase yields the protein MKILFVHNRYQQAGGEDNVVMAEANLLIQHGHHVEMWILDNKDLPGGVVGKVKVAINTSYSVLSRNVAREKLKAFQPDVVHVHNFFPQISPSIYDACLDEGVPVVQTLHNYRLICPGAMLMREGKICEQCISGTPYQAALYGCYRGSRLGSLVVAHMVAKHRNQGTWLNKVSRFIALTDFAKSKFVSAGFPSEKVSVKANFLSDPWPGLKSARDIDSVFALFVGRISLEKGIHTLLKAWNRMDDARLLKIAGTGPLDTLLINKKNVEALGRQNSAAVSKLMAEASFLVLPSEWYEGFPLVLVEAFAHGLPVLASKLGSMADVIRDGETGVLFEPGNAEDLANKAKWLFDNPQELQRLSINARNMFLGKYTEEQNYQELMTIYRDVSTRITS from the coding sequence ATGAAGATCCTGTTTGTCCATAACCGTTACCAACAAGCTGGGGGGGAAGATAATGTTGTAATGGCGGAGGCGAATTTACTGATACAACACGGCCACCATGTAGAGATGTGGATCCTCGATAATAAAGACTTACCTGGAGGGGTTGTAGGCAAAGTAAAAGTCGCTATCAATACAAGTTATTCTGTTTTATCTCGTAATGTTGCAAGGGAAAAGCTCAAAGCTTTTCAACCAGATGTAGTTCATGTCCATAACTTTTTCCCGCAAATTAGCCCATCCATATACGATGCTTGTTTGGATGAAGGGGTTCCTGTTGTTCAGACTTTGCATAATTATCGACTAATTTGCCCTGGCGCAATGTTGATGCGAGAAGGTAAGATTTGCGAACAATGTATTTCGGGTACGCCGTACCAAGCGGCTTTATATGGCTGTTATAGGGGGTCTAGGCTCGGAAGTCTTGTGGTTGCCCATATGGTCGCCAAGCATCGGAATCAGGGCACTTGGTTAAACAAAGTCTCCCGCTTTATTGCACTTACGGACTTTGCAAAAAGTAAATTTGTGTCCGCTGGTTTTCCTAGTGAGAAAGTTTCGGTCAAAGCTAACTTTCTTTCTGATCCCTGGCCTGGGTTGAAGAGTGCTCGGGACATTGATTCAGTTTTTGCGTTGTTTGTAGGGCGTATTAGCCTAGAAAAAGGCATTCATACGTTACTCAAGGCTTGGAATAGAATGGATGATGCGAGGCTGCTTAAAATTGCAGGCACTGGGCCTTTGGATACATTGCTCATAAATAAAAAAAATGTGGAAGCGTTAGGTCGGCAAAACTCAGCAGCTGTTAGTAAGTTAATGGCAGAGGCTAGCTTTCTAGTATTGCCATCAGAATGGTATGAAGGGTTTCCGCTGGTATTGGTGGAAGCATTTGCGCATGGCCTTCCGGTACTGGCCTCTAAATTAGGTAGTATGGCAGATGTAATTCGCGATGGTGAAACTGGAGTATTATTTGAACCTGGTAATGCGGAAGATTTGGCAAATAAAGCTAAATGGTTGTTTGACAATCCTCAAGAACTGCAGAGACTTTCTATAAATGCTAGGAACATGTTTCTGGGTAAATATACTGAGGAACAAAACTATCAGGAATTAATGACTATCTATAGGGATGTTTCTACGCGCATAACGTCCTGA
- a CDS encoding DUF6625 family protein: MRVIILNLYFGKRPAYFDLFIHSCRLNNTIDFLFFVDFEVPAHLPDNVRFIKTDFEAIRTRFQSFFDFPIALNSPYKLTDFQPAYGELLSEYLNGYEWWGHCDFDMLFGDLSPVLKVVKNDQHVKIFRRGHLTLYKNNSNVNNTYKNVLGGLNYKIIFSSEKFYNFDETNGIDKIFALMSYPVFREELIADINSKSPFLYMTAHNNRWGQYFFWSNGKLICKNGAIIDKEYIYIHFQKRKMAELYDLKDLNKLQLIINQFGFFGVSDGQKSQGYKIYSYFPNVAHLFRFFVPRIIKVFKSSALK, from the coding sequence ATGAGAGTTATTATTTTAAATTTATACTTTGGCAAGCGACCCGCTTATTTTGACTTATTTATCCATTCTTGTCGTTTAAACAATACGATTGATTTCTTATTTTTTGTCGATTTTGAAGTACCGGCGCATCTGCCAGATAATGTTCGATTCATTAAAACAGATTTCGAAGCGATACGTACACGATTTCAGTCTTTTTTTGATTTTCCTATTGCACTAAACTCCCCTTATAAGCTTACTGATTTTCAGCCAGCTTATGGTGAGTTACTGTCGGAATATCTAAATGGGTATGAATGGTGGGGGCATTGCGATTTTGATATGCTTTTTGGAGACCTGTCCCCTGTCCTCAAAGTCGTGAAAAATGATCAGCATGTTAAGATTTTTCGTAGGGGTCATTTGACTTTATATAAAAATAATTCAAACGTAAATAATACGTATAAAAACGTCCTGGGTGGGCTTAACTACAAAATTATTTTTTCATCTGAAAAATTTTATAATTTCGATGAAACCAACGGCATCGACAAGATATTTGCGTTGATGAGTTATCCCGTATTCCGTGAGGAATTGATTGCGGATATTAACTCAAAGAGCCCTTTTTTATATATGACAGCTCACAATAATCGTTGGGGTCAATATTTTTTTTGGTCAAATGGTAAATTAATTTGTAAAAATGGAGCGATTATAGATAAAGAGTATATATATATCCATTTCCAGAAGCGGAAAATGGCTGAGCTCTATGATTTAAAAGATTTAAATAAGCTACAGTTGATTATTAATCAGTTTGGATTCTTTGGCGTTAGTGATGGACAAAAAAGTCAGGGGTATAAAATTTATAGTTATTTTCCAAATGTTGCCCATTTATTTAGGTTCTTTGTGCCTCGTATTATTAAGGTGTTCAAAAGCTCAGCCTTAAAATAG
- a CDS encoding acyltransferase family protein, whose protein sequence is MDKKSRLVDIDRAKGFAIFLVVLGHIVATDMPVGNEWYAVLKFYIYKFHMPFFMFISGIIMAYTFPVIKNMEGYILYVFKKIKRLAPGYLLFGVLIYAGKVYMSKLIHVDDVPGNLYTELYNLLIIPSKSAGGSLWFIYVLMEMYMVFPLFIMAFSQKPMVAVFTGGLLMFLPVTSAFMLDRFCEYFMFFAIGVMVVNYYEGYLNLVERFFYVFFILFCFSFLSVIYLSAEVSKAIIGLFSLPALQGLMRVGPFSNIPIWAVLGKYTYSIYLMNTIVIGMVKGGILTNFSWDGANFWVIAPVLLLVGVYGPIIIKKHVLSKSTILDRITS, encoded by the coding sequence TTGGATAAAAAAAGCAGACTCGTTGATATAGATAGAGCTAAAGGCTTTGCTATTTTCCTTGTTGTGTTAGGGCATATTGTTGCAACGGATATGCCAGTCGGCAATGAATGGTACGCGGTGCTTAAGTTTTATATTTATAAGTTCCATATGCCATTTTTTATGTTTATTTCAGGAATAATAATGGCGTATACATTTCCTGTTATAAAAAATATGGAAGGTTATATTTTATATGTATTTAAAAAGATAAAGCGCTTGGCTCCAGGATATTTGTTGTTTGGTGTTCTGATTTATGCTGGCAAGGTGTATATGTCTAAGCTAATACATGTCGATGACGTGCCGGGAAATCTTTATACCGAGCTATATAATCTACTCATAATCCCTTCCAAAAGTGCTGGTGGGTCTCTTTGGTTTATATATGTATTAATGGAAATGTATATGGTATTCCCATTGTTTATTATGGCATTCAGTCAAAAGCCGATGGTCGCTGTATTTACAGGGGGCTTATTGATGTTTTTGCCAGTTACAAGCGCTTTTATGCTGGACAGGTTTTGTGAATATTTTATGTTTTTCGCTATCGGAGTTATGGTGGTTAACTATTATGAAGGGTATTTAAACCTGGTAGAAAGGTTCTTCTATGTTTTCTTTATTTTGTTCTGTTTTTCATTTTTATCAGTTATTTATTTATCAGCTGAAGTCTCAAAAGCAATTATTGGTTTATTTTCATTGCCCGCACTCCAAGGCTTGATGCGAGTTGGGCCGTTTTCAAACATTCCAATTTGGGCGGTGTTAGGTAAGTATACTTACAGCATCTACCTCATGAATACCATAGTTATTGGTATGGTAAAAGGTGGTATTTTGACAAATTTTTCTTGGGATGGTGCTAACTTTTGGGTAATAGCGCCTGTTTTATTGTTGGTGGGCGTTTATGGGCCAATAATTATTAAGAAACATGTTTTATCAAAATCAACGATATTGGATCGAATAACTAGTTAG
- a CDS encoding O-antigen ligase family protein, translated as MKTATYKPAGAIYLFPFIVFFLLAGLSILHTRPGQESSAVNQVVDSLAYISAFLILLFKQRDFFFYIVQRSIPLLMLLFLALLSILWTDFPRFLLMGVIHKVGAGFIAVSAASLLIQNKNKFFETLLIMLFLYFVATILFSLIRPDLAQMPATLYGEYRAGLRGFTLHPNTLGAICVDAVWVSMCSLFLMNNRNKLIFWTAILLLMSVAYCLIKADSMTSILVSFALAFIIVWSKFIRSSSGNVRFLKLLLTMFCVLMVLGLLFILKPEVFSIEYFFKAIGRDSTFTGRASLWETALKGFYEKPFFGWGEDNLLTFHKYYHQAFGQLHNGYFDLLVRGGGASIFFFVWMLLQVLGGLVGLIKDDNQSYAVILSFVSVWLVHNITEASIFKSPNVLWLFFLVLYFYSIGWKYKFKRA; from the coding sequence ATGAAAACTGCCACTTACAAGCCCGCTGGAGCAATATATCTTTTTCCCTTTATAGTGTTTTTCTTGTTGGCAGGTCTAAGTATATTGCATACACGTCCAGGGCAGGAAAGCAGCGCCGTGAATCAAGTGGTTGACTCGTTGGCGTATATATCTGCGTTTTTGATTTTGTTGTTTAAGCAGCGCGATTTTTTCTTTTATATAGTCCAGCGCTCAATTCCTTTATTAATGTTATTATTTCTGGCATTGTTATCCATATTATGGACTGATTTCCCTAGGTTTTTATTGATGGGAGTTATTCATAAGGTAGGGGCTGGATTCATAGCTGTATCTGCAGCTAGTTTATTAATACAAAACAAAAATAAGTTTTTTGAGACATTGCTAATTATGTTGTTTTTATACTTTGTTGCGACAATATTATTTTCCTTGATAAGGCCAGATTTGGCGCAAATGCCCGCAACTCTCTATGGCGAGTATAGAGCAGGGTTAAGGGGGTTTACTTTGCATCCCAACACTTTAGGGGCTATCTGCGTTGATGCGGTTTGGGTTTCTATGTGTAGTTTATTTTTGATGAATAATAGAAATAAATTAATATTTTGGACTGCAATTCTGCTTTTGATGAGTGTTGCGTATTGTCTTATTAAGGCTGATAGTATGACATCGATACTTGTGTCGTTTGCGCTAGCTTTTATTATCGTCTGGAGTAAATTTATTAGATCATCATCAGGTAATGTAAGGTTTTTAAAATTATTATTAACAATGTTTTGTGTATTGATGGTTTTGGGGTTACTGTTTATATTAAAGCCAGAAGTGTTTAGTATTGAGTATTTTTTTAAGGCTATTGGAAGAGATTCTACTTTTACTGGGCGGGCTAGTTTATGGGAAACAGCCTTAAAGGGGTTTTACGAAAAACCGTTCTTTGGATGGGGAGAGGATAATCTTCTAACATTTCACAAATATTATCACCAAGCGTTTGGACAACTTCACAATGGATATTTTGACTTACTTGTGAGGGGGGGGGGTGCATCAATTTTCTTTTTTGTGTGGATGTTACTTCAGGTCTTAGGAGGATTGGTTGGGTTAATAAAAGACGATAATCAAAGTTATGCCGTGATCTTGTCTTTTGTCAGTGTTTGGCTTGTTCACAATATTACTGAAGCATCGATTTTTAAAAGCCCCAATGTTCTTTGGCTATTTTTTTTAGTCTTATACTTTTACAGTATAGGATGGAAATATAAATTCAAAAGAGCATAA